In the Candidatus Aegiribacteria sp. genome, TTAATTGTAATTGATGATTGCAGCACTATTCCAGTCGAGCAACAGTTTGATCTTGCTTTTCCGGAAGAAGTCAGTGTAAAAGTTATCCGGCTTGAAACCGGCGGGAACAGACCTGCCGCCCGCAACAGAGGCTGGCAGGAGGCATCCGCTCCCTTATCATTCATTTCGGATGGCGATATCCGATTTCCTTCTGACATATTAAGAAAGCACATCGAGTTGCATCGAGAAAAACTTGGAGACATTATCATGGGTGCCAGGGTTAACGCCTGGAAGAAAGATTCCTCGCCATGGCAGAAATGGTTCGATACCAGGGCAATGGGAAAAAGAGAGGCTGGCATATTCCCCCCGCGGTATTTCGTTACCGGTAATATAAGTCTTCCGACAGAACTACTGGAAACTGCAGGAGGCTTTGATTTACTCATTGACCGGTATGGTGGAGAGGATACTGAATTAGGATTCCGACTTGCCAGGCAGGGAGCCACACTCTACTGGAATCCGAATCTCAGAGTTGATCATCTCGATACGGTGACAGTACGTGAGCATTCGAGAAAAATGATCGAGTATGGAAGTTCCGGGCTGAAATACACATTAGCAATAATCCCTGAGTCTGCAGGTTTGCTTGGCAGTAACTGGATCAAACCGCTTTTTGATGCTCCCGCTTACCCCGGCACCGTTTTGATGAGACTTGTAACAAAAATTGCGCTTCTCCCTTCCGTATACAGATGCGTACTTGCCTGGATGGAAAAAGCAGGGGCGCCAGGATTTCTGTTTACTTATCTTTCTGTGGGAGCGTGCCTCATGGGGCTGACAGGAAAGGAATTCGAGTAATAGTGAATAAAACTGCTGCCGATCTCCTTAAGGAGCATTATCCAGACGCTGTCCGGTCAATTCAGCTGAGCGAATGGACAACCTGGCAGGTCGGAGGTTCTGCAGTTTCCATTGTTGTATCTTCTACAGGAATGCTCTCTGATCTGCTTGGTGTTTTGCGGCAGGAAGGTTTTCAATGGTTTCTTATCGGACGCGGATCGAACATACTTGCTTCAGATGATGGCTGCAGTTCCATTATTATCAGACTTGCAGGTGATCTTGCATCTGTCAGGTGGGAGCATTCAGGCAGCAGATGGAAACTCGTCTGTGGCGGAGGATCCAGATTTCCCTCTCTCTCAGGTGTTGCCTGCAGCAAAGGGGCATCAGGACTCACGTTCGCAATTGGAATACCGGGAACCGTAGGAGGGGCGATATTCATGAACGCCGGTGCTTATGGCTGTTCTGTCTCGGATATGCTGACAGAAGTTGATGTTGTAGATTCTGATGGAAA is a window encoding:
- a CDS encoding glycosyltransferase, yielding MRPEISVQIPVKDGGENFRITLESLRNQETGGIPWELIVIDDCSTIPVEQQFDLAFPEEVSVKVIRLETGGNRPAARNRGWQEASAPLSFISDGDIRFPSDILRKHIELHREKLGDIIMGARVNAWKKDSSPWQKWFDTRAMGKREAGIFPPRYFVTGNISLPTELLETAGGFDLLIDRYGGEDTELGFRLARQGATLYWNPNLRVDHLDTVTVREHSRKMIEYGSSGLKYTLAIIPESAGLLGSNWIKPLFDAPAYPGTVLMRLVTKIALLPSVYRCVLAWMEKAGAPGFLFTYLSVGACLMGLTGKEFE
- the murB gene encoding UDP-N-acetylmuramate dehydrogenase translates to MNKTAADLLKEHYPDAVRSIQLSEWTTWQVGGSAVSIVVSSTGMLSDLLGVLRQEGFQWFLIGRGSNILASDDGCSSIIIRLAGDLASVRWEHSGSRWKLVCGGGSRFPSLSGVACSKGASGLTFAIGIPGTVGGAIFMNAGAYGCSVSDMLTEVDVVDSDGNERVIRNTECGFSYRSSRFQKEALIVTGAMFLLNEADPEVLRSEARRILQMRREKFPLEYPNAGSVFRRPPEGPSPGKLIEDSGLKGRTIGGAMVSEKHANFIVNTGHAASSDILRLVDVVREEVFSMSGILLKEEIRYLGRRV